The Sediminispirochaeta smaragdinae DSM 11293 genome has a segment encoding these proteins:
- a CDS encoding ABC transporter ATP-binding protein, with translation MNIEVKELSCGYGAKVLLEGLNLTLSRGEILCILGPNGVGKTTFFKTIQGFLKPLAGEVYINNTLLSRLSRRELAQLIAYVPQVHGHPFSYSARDMVLMGRTPYLNTLSAPGKGDSAVCREVMEQLGIAHLADRCYSQLSGGEQQMVLIARAMAQKPTFLMMDEPTSNLDYAHQMYLLRQMIKLRDTGLGIMMITHSPDQAFFCADNVALFYRDRRVQAGATATVLTETSLKDAYGITVDLFRNRNSAGEVVTTCSPVMG, from the coding sequence ATGAACATCGAAGTGAAGGAGCTCTCCTGCGGATACGGCGCAAAGGTGCTGCTGGAGGGGCTCAATCTGACCCTTTCCCGGGGTGAGATCCTCTGCATCCTGGGACCCAACGGCGTGGGTAAAACAACCTTTTTCAAAACGATCCAGGGCTTTCTGAAACCGCTTGCCGGAGAGGTATATATCAACAACACCCTTCTCTCCCGTCTCAGCCGCAGGGAACTTGCACAGCTCATAGCCTATGTCCCCCAGGTCCACGGCCACCCCTTTTCCTACAGCGCACGTGATATGGTGCTCATGGGACGCACCCCGTACCTAAACACGCTTTCGGCACCGGGAAAGGGGGATTCTGCCGTATGTCGAGAGGTGATGGAGCAGCTGGGGATCGCGCATCTGGCAGACCGATGCTATTCGCAGCTATCAGGAGGGGAACAGCAGATGGTGCTCATCGCCAGGGCAATGGCACAGAAGCCCACCTTTCTCATGATGGACGAACCGACCTCCAATCTTGATTACGCTCATCAAATGTACCTGCTCCGGCAGATGATCAAACTGCGTGACACGGGACTGGGCATCATGATGATAACCCATTCCCCGGATCAGGCCTTTTTCTGCGCAGACAACGTGGCGCTCTTCTATCGGGATCGTCGGGTGCAGGCCGGAGCAACGGCCACCGTTCTCACCGAAACCTCCCTGAAGGATGCCTACGGCATCACCGTCGACCTATTCAGAAACCGAAACAGCGCCGGAGAAGTGGTTACCACCTGTTCTCCGGTTATGGGATAG
- a CDS encoding sugar ABC transporter substrate-binding protein, which yields MHKRSKTMLALLTLLVLAFPLFAGGKQEGTKDDRLRFAFLPNTQNNTFQSTMNDTFKTLCDEKGIAYTVLDPDYDLNKQLNQLSDAANQKYDMVFVIPVDSNGITAGLMELKQAGVPVINVDTSVGKDDLSLVLSVVATDAYMAGTLVGAQMVEDYPEGGKIAILDFPSNESCVDRVNGFLEGLGANKSAFDIVAQQDGAAALDASLVLAEDIITAHPDLKAFFCINDPSALGAAAAIKAANQKGQIGVYSIDASPDGKQALLDGEFTAVAAQVPIEIAKYAFNQALDVLDGKTIEKSVYLPSHLVSQEEATKTLNDWQ from the coding sequence ATGCACAAAAGATCAAAAACAATGCTGGCCCTTTTAACACTACTCGTTCTGGCATTTCCCTTATTTGCGGGAGGAAAACAGGAAGGAACCAAAGATGACAGACTGCGATTTGCGTTCCTGCCGAACACCCAGAACAATACCTTTCAGAGCACCATGAACGACACATTTAAAACATTGTGTGATGAGAAAGGAATCGCTTACACCGTTCTGGATCCCGACTATGACCTGAACAAGCAACTCAACCAATTATCAGACGCCGCCAATCAAAAATATGATATGGTGTTCGTCATCCCCGTAGACTCCAACGGCATAACCGCAGGGCTCATGGAACTCAAACAAGCCGGTGTCCCTGTCATCAACGTCGATACCTCAGTCGGCAAAGACGATTTAAGCCTCGTACTTTCGGTGGTCGCAACCGACGCCTATATGGCGGGAACACTGGTTGGAGCCCAGATGGTAGAAGACTACCCAGAAGGCGGCAAGATCGCCATTCTCGATTTCCCCTCCAATGAAAGTTGTGTCGACAGGGTAAACGGTTTCCTTGAAGGCCTTGGCGCAAACAAAAGCGCATTCGACATTGTGGCCCAGCAGGATGGAGCCGCAGCACTTGACGCATCATTGGTGCTTGCCGAAGACATTATCACAGCACACCCCGATCTGAAGGCCTTCTTTTGCATCAATGATCCAAGCGCCCTCGGAGCGGCGGCGGCAATCAAGGCAGCAAACCAAAAGGGCCAGATAGGAGTATACAGCATCGATGCCTCGCCGGATGGAAAGCAGGCACTGCTCGACGGAGAGTTTACCGCCGTGGCCGCACAGGTTCCCATCGAGATTGCAAAATACGCCTTCAACCAGGCCCTGGATGTTCTGGATGGTAAAACAATCGAGAAATCGGTATATCTGCCTTCCCACCTCGTCTCTCAGGAAGAAGCAACCAAGACCCTGAACGACTGGCAGTAA
- a CDS encoding helix-turn-helix domain-containing protein: MIGEKLRQKRIMSGWSLQKLADKLEQQGTRITRAALSKYELEKATPNALTLYALAQVFDVKTDYFFSNPSATVTWQSFRKKASVSQVKIDSLKAIAEEKVENILMIENVCGVISEPSVLPRSREEATPEEAENMAEELRSFWNLDDTPIQNLCELLESKGIILVPIPTAGNGVDGFVGNLSNNRKIIVYAKDKSVDRTRLTICHELGHLLLSSTEPKINEHLAHRFSGAFLVPAERLRQILGTSRTSISIQELCLIKERFGISIQALTYRAKDLGILSRSAYQSMFINFRSKGIYSEEPGLWPYPEEPRLTQQYLFRAVAEGLISESRAQELFPDYLMVKEQLEDNSSSAVTTYLSLSAEERSAYLSKLAEESADMYAPDSELLADDIMDVMDD, translated from the coding sequence ATGATCGGGGAGAAATTACGGCAAAAAAGAATAATGAGCGGATGGTCTCTCCAGAAATTAGCGGATAAACTTGAACAGCAGGGAACCAGGATCACCCGTGCGGCTCTTTCAAAATATGAACTGGAAAAGGCGACGCCCAATGCTTTGACGCTTTATGCTCTTGCCCAGGTTTTTGACGTTAAAACGGATTATTTCTTTTCAAATCCCTCAGCCACCGTTACATGGCAGTCATTCAGAAAGAAAGCCTCTGTCAGTCAGGTGAAAATCGATAGTCTCAAGGCAATCGCCGAAGAAAAAGTTGAAAACATTTTAATGATTGAGAATGTATGCGGAGTGATTTCAGAACCTTCTGTTCTTCCTCGGTCACGTGAAGAGGCGACACCTGAAGAGGCCGAAAACATGGCTGAGGAGCTTCGTTCCTTCTGGAATTTGGATGATACTCCTATTCAGAATCTCTGCGAGCTTCTGGAAAGCAAGGGGATTATTCTTGTCCCCATCCCAACGGCGGGAAACGGGGTGGATGGATTTGTAGGAAATCTGTCGAATAATCGGAAAATCATCGTTTACGCGAAAGATAAAAGCGTTGACCGAACAAGGCTGACTATCTGCCACGAACTCGGTCATTTGCTTCTTTCCAGCACCGAGCCCAAGATAAACGAACATCTAGCCCATCGTTTTTCCGGGGCTTTCCTGGTTCCGGCAGAACGCTTACGGCAAATTCTGGGGACAAGCCGTACCAGCATCTCCATCCAGGAACTGTGCCTTATAAAAGAACGCTTCGGCATCAGTATTCAGGCACTTACCTACAGGGCGAAGGATCTCGGCATTTTAAGCCGGTCGGCCTATCAGAGTATGTTTATTAATTTCAGGAGTAAGGGTATTTATTCCGAGGAACCGGGGCTCTGGCCCTATCCGGAGGAACCGCGTTTAACCCAGCAGTACCTGTTCCGCGCTGTAGCGGAAGGATTGATAAGCGAATCCCGGGCCCAGGAGCTCTTCCCGGATTACCTGATGGTGAAAGAGCAACTGGAGGACAACAGCTCGTCCGCTGTTACTACCTACCTCTCTCTGAGTGCTGAAGAACGTTCGGCCTATCTTTCAAAACTGGCAGAAGAGAGTGCGGATATGTATGCTCCGGACAGTGAGCTTTTAGCAGACGACATAATGGATGTCATGGATGACTAA
- a CDS encoding FecCD family ABC transporter permease, with product MKTSEEQGRVLPIVLLGCLLIAAFFLSCFLGRYSLTPRDLFFLFREGLTGLPSGLSASASKVFFRIRLPRILAAAITGCGLALSGSVYQGAFRNPLVSPDILGATAGAGLGAAVALLLNLNGSLVQLVAFLFGLAAVGGTTILARSFGDRNSLTLSLVLTGIVVSALFQAGISLVKYVGDPYTKLPAITFWLMGSLSAAVPSSLPLLSAPLLAGGLPLLLLRWKLNLLSLPDEEAMSLGINTTRLRFIVILCATLITSSVVAVGGIIGWVGLIIPHLARMLVGSDCRFQLPAAMVLGASYLLLVDDIARSATAMDIPLGILTAVIGAPFFLLLMYKQRRSQS from the coding sequence ATGAAAACATCTGAAGAACAAGGCCGCGTTCTGCCGATTGTGCTGCTCGGCTGTCTCCTGATCGCGGCGTTCTTCCTTTCCTGCTTTCTTGGACGATATTCCCTGACGCCCCGGGACCTCTTTTTTTTATTTCGCGAAGGGCTAACAGGGCTGCCCTCCGGGCTCTCAGCCAGCGCATCGAAGGTCTTTTTTCGCATCCGACTGCCTCGAATCCTGGCGGCTGCAATCACCGGCTGCGGCCTTGCCCTGTCGGGATCGGTCTATCAGGGGGCCTTTCGCAACCCCCTGGTTTCTCCCGATATTCTGGGAGCCACTGCCGGAGCGGGACTTGGGGCGGCTGTTGCCCTACTCCTCAACCTCAACGGCAGCCTCGTTCAGCTGGTCGCCTTTCTCTTTGGTCTGGCGGCAGTAGGAGGGACTACCATACTCGCCCGTTCCTTCGGCGACCGAAACAGTCTGACCCTCTCCCTTGTCCTCACCGGTATTGTCGTCTCCGCCCTCTTTCAGGCCGGCATCTCCCTGGTAAAATATGTGGGTGACCCCTATACGAAGCTCCCTGCCATCACCTTCTGGCTCATGGGCTCCCTTTCGGCGGCCGTCCCCTCATCGCTTCCCCTTCTATCGGCTCCCCTGCTGGCAGGCGGCCTTCCCCTCCTGCTGCTGCGCTGGAAACTAAATCTGCTCTCCCTGCCGGATGAGGAGGCGATGTCTCTGGGAATCAATACCACACGATTGCGTTTTATCGTGATCCTCTGTGCAACCCTCATCACCTCATCGGTAGTCGCCGTAGGAGGCATCATCGGATGGGTGGGCCTGATCATCCCCCATCTGGCACGAATGCTGGTGGGCTCCGACTGTCGCTTCCAACTTCCCGCTGCCATGGTCCTCGGGGCAAGCTACCTTTTGCTGGTGGATGATATTGCCCGAAGCGCAACGGCCATGGATATTCCTCTCGGCATCCTCACCGCCGTGATAGGCGCCCCCTTTTTCCTGTTGCTTATGTACAAACAGCGGAGAAGCCAGTCATGA
- a CDS encoding type II toxin-antitoxin system PemK/MazF family toxin: MTNPQRGELWWINFDPTIGAEISKQRLAVVVSPDAVGKLPLRIVVPVTEWKDRYASYPWNAFTIRREEFPLRNWKKLPLLCRFAWERFEVSFHYHHP; encoded by the coding sequence ATGACTAATCCCCAACGCGGCGAACTGTGGTGGATTAATTTTGATCCTACCATCGGGGCAGAGATCAGTAAGCAAAGGCTGGCCGTTGTCGTTTCTCCCGACGCTGTCGGGAAACTGCCATTGCGCATAGTCGTACCTGTTACGGAATGGAAAGACCGCTATGCTTCTTATCCCTGGAACGCTTTCACAATCCGGCGGGAAGAATTTCCGCTCAGGAACTGGAAGAAATTACCGTTGCTCTGCAGATTTGCGTGGGAGCGATTTGAAGTCTCCTTCCATTATCATCATCCCTAA
- a CDS encoding ABC transporter substrate-binding protein, whose translation MKRNHHKSRVLWGSLVLTLLLTLGACNKGADSAAQGSKPTTEATVAATPETRSVTNCDGTVITVPYKVERIGCLFGPSYEKVVMLGAEDKIVFDGDYHIYSWPWSNVIYKHVDEVPGIKNAHSSPNIEDLVGYKPDIVFNFPNPNTTKAMNEAGMAVVPLASKPAYDSIVDEIGVYAEAIGGDAPKVAERYAAYFHAVVERISAVVDTIPEVERPNVYFANQEILMTHGSASSILDLIKVSGGVPVTTTLEGGGKTKVTAEQLLEWNPDYIFVDHAGSSGNATAEEVIHEMLSDDLYAEMSAVAQDHIFIVPTGVFFWDSGVQKPLLMLYLASTLYPDRFPDVDMTAELKKFYSEFFYYDLSDEQARRILAHLDPET comes from the coding sequence ATGAAAAGAAACCACCACAAAAGCCGGGTTCTATGGGGATCGCTGGTCCTCACCCTCCTGCTCACCCTCGGTGCCTGTAACAAGGGTGCCGATAGTGCCGCGCAGGGATCAAAACCCACAACGGAAGCGACCGTAGCGGCCACGCCGGAAACCCGCAGCGTAACGAACTGCGACGGAACGGTCATCACCGTTCCCTACAAGGTCGAAAGGATCGGATGTCTTTTCGGACCATCGTATGAAAAGGTGGTCATGCTCGGGGCCGAGGATAAGATCGTCTTCGACGGGGATTACCACATCTACAGCTGGCCCTGGTCAAACGTAATTTACAAGCATGTCGACGAGGTTCCCGGCATCAAGAATGCCCACAGCTCCCCCAACATCGAGGACCTTGTAGGCTACAAGCCCGATATCGTCTTCAACTTTCCCAATCCCAACACCACGAAGGCGATGAATGAGGCGGGCATGGCCGTTGTTCCCCTGGCATCGAAACCAGCGTATGATTCCATTGTCGATGAGATAGGGGTATATGCCGAGGCGATCGGAGGCGACGCCCCGAAGGTTGCCGAACGCTATGCCGCCTATTTTCACGCTGTAGTGGAACGCATTAGCGCGGTCGTCGATACCATCCCCGAGGTTGAACGGCCCAATGTTTACTTCGCCAATCAGGAAATCCTGATGACCCACGGGTCGGCCTCAAGTATTTTGGATCTCATCAAGGTCAGCGGGGGTGTTCCCGTTACCACCACGCTTGAAGGGGGCGGGAAAACAAAGGTGACCGCCGAGCAGCTTCTGGAATGGAACCCCGATTACATCTTTGTCGACCATGCCGGTTCATCGGGAAACGCCACGGCCGAAGAGGTGATACACGAGATGCTTTCCGACGATCTCTACGCCGAGATGAGTGCGGTTGCGCAGGACCATATCTTTATCGTACCAACCGGCGTCTTTTTTTGGGATTCCGGTGTCCAGAAGCCCCTGCTCATGCTGTATCTGGCAAGCACCCTTTATCCTGATCGTTTTCCCGATGTCGACATGACGGCGGAACTTAAAAAGTTCTACTCGGAATTCTTCTATTATGACCTGAGCGACGAACAGGCCCGACGGATTCTGGCCCATCTCGATCCGGAAACGTGA
- a CDS encoding flavocytochrome c, translating into MKANKRLGAAIASLVLLLSFVACSGKGAYKPGTYEGEGQGHGGAIKVAVSVDSDKITKIDVTESAESDFSEQAVQEIIKRVLDKNSAEIDSVSGASETSEGLIAAIAAALSKAQTGEAVKSADAKGATGEVPEDMSCDVVIVGAGGAGLSAALEAHDHGASVILVEKMPVIGGNTNYATGGLNAAETAPQKALGIQDSVETFYEDTMKGGKNLNNPALVHVLTERSAGTIDWLIGLGGDFSDVGKLGGATNPRAHRPSGGAPVGNHLVKILYDAVQKRGINVQTNSKVVALLKEGDAVSGVEVETKNGTYTIRAKAVIITTGGFGANQEKVVAYKPELKGFGTTNQPGATGDALDFIKDFDVALVDMEQIQTHPTVVPVKNTMITEAVRGNGAILVNRDAARFISEMQTRDVVSDAELAQTGGTAFLLFDQGVRDSLSAIENYVKAGLLTEGETIADVAQKMGLDAATLQATVDQYNGFVNTGVDTDFNRSDLPRELIHAPYYMVEVGPAVHHTMGGIKINTDAQVITTGGSAVPGLYAAGEVTGGVHGANRLGGNSLSDITTFGRIAGTNAAEFAAK; encoded by the coding sequence ATGAAAGCAAACAAACGTTTGGGGGCGGCAATCGCATCCCTTGTTCTTTTGCTCTCTTTTGTTGCCTGTAGCGGAAAGGGTGCATATAAACCCGGAACGTATGAGGGCGAGGGGCAAGGGCACGGCGGCGCCATCAAAGTCGCTGTTTCGGTAGATTCGGACAAAATAACGAAGATTGATGTAACAGAGAGTGCCGAGTCGGATTTTAGTGAACAGGCCGTCCAGGAGATCATCAAACGGGTTCTTGACAAGAATAGTGCGGAGATAGATTCCGTAAGCGGTGCTTCCGAGACCTCGGAAGGCTTGATCGCCGCCATTGCTGCGGCGCTATCCAAGGCCCAAACCGGTGAGGCGGTAAAGAGCGCCGATGCCAAAGGGGCAACTGGTGAAGTTCCGGAAGATATGAGTTGTGATGTCGTTATTGTGGGTGCCGGAGGTGCCGGTTTGTCTGCGGCCCTGGAAGCCCATGATCATGGGGCTTCGGTTATTCTTGTTGAGAAGATGCCTGTTATCGGCGGCAATACCAATTATGCCACCGGGGGACTGAATGCGGCGGAAACGGCACCCCAGAAGGCATTGGGTATACAGGACTCTGTTGAAACCTTTTACGAAGATACCATGAAAGGCGGAAAAAACCTGAACAACCCGGCGCTGGTCCACGTTTTAACGGAGCGGTCGGCTGGTACCATCGACTGGCTCATCGGCCTCGGGGGTGATTTCTCCGATGTAGGGAAGCTGGGCGGAGCGACAAATCCCAGGGCCCACCGGCCCTCAGGCGGAGCTCCCGTCGGAAACCATCTGGTCAAGATTCTCTATGATGCGGTACAAAAGCGTGGAATTAACGTTCAAACAAACAGCAAGGTGGTTGCTTTGCTGAAAGAGGGAGACGCGGTTAGCGGAGTCGAAGTAGAAACGAAGAATGGAACTTATACGATACGGGCGAAAGCCGTCATCATCACGACCGGCGGCTTCGGGGCAAACCAGGAAAAGGTTGTTGCCTACAAACCGGAACTAAAAGGCTTCGGCACAACCAATCAACCGGGAGCCACAGGAGATGCTTTGGATTTTATCAAGGACTTTGATGTGGCCCTTGTTGACATGGAGCAGATTCAGACACATCCCACGGTGGTCCCTGTGAAAAATACGATGATCACTGAAGCCGTACGCGGCAATGGTGCGATTCTTGTGAACCGCGATGCTGCACGATTTATCTCCGAGATGCAAACCCGGGATGTCGTCTCCGATGCGGAGTTGGCCCAGACCGGTGGTACCGCCTTCCTCCTCTTCGACCAGGGGGTACGGGATTCCCTTTCCGCCATTGAGAATTACGTAAAAGCAGGTCTTCTTACCGAGGGCGAAACCATTGCGGATGTTGCTCAGAAGATGGGGCTTGATGCTGCAACGCTGCAGGCAACGGTTGACCAATACAATGGTTTTGTGAATACAGGAGTCGATACGGACTTCAACAGATCGGATCTGCCGCGGGAATTAATTCATGCGCCTTATTACATGGTTGAGGTCGGCCCAGCTGTCCATCACACCATGGGGGGGATCAAGATCAACACCGATGCTCAGGTTATTACAACTGGCGGTTCGGCGGTTCCCGGTCTCTATGCAGCGGGAGAGGTAACCGGAGGTGTTCATGGAGCGAATCGCCTGGGTGGAAATTCTTTGAGCGACATAACAACCTTCGGCAGGATTGCCGGAACGAATGCGGCCGAATTTGCAGCGAAGTAG
- a CDS encoding molybdopterin molybdotransferase MoeA, producing MSMTGSARMNMPRLEALEEIGKHIKYRPIEEIVPLPDAVKRVAARDIVSRLNVPDVKCSRWDGICFSWQHYLDSGRDVSSWQAEVDYIFSNTGIPVFQQAFDTMVMIEKTTFHENQLISIDQKDVVQGQQMIPVGERMAIGEIIVAKGTLITPSHLNLLATGGVIQVPVLKKPIVALLPSGNELVSCYNTPAPGQTIESNTFSMAAKVRQWGGKELLFPIARDEHAVLRSRLKEAAAKADIVVICGGSGRGRFDLLQEAASDVGELYFSSVEHGPGKRTCFSLIDGTPVFGLVGPPGGEEMTFDFYVRPALLACLGQPYRVTEVQAVLDEDIAPHHRTDFIYTIGLYRVPGEKLLHARPLPHSRLDRSIAEHNGYLFVHQKGPGHKKGETVMVELRTGHENI from the coding sequence ATGAGCATGACAGGATCCGCCCGTATGAACATGCCCAGGCTCGAAGCGCTGGAGGAGATCGGCAAGCATATAAAGTATCGGCCGATCGAGGAAATCGTGCCCCTTCCCGATGCGGTTAAGCGGGTGGCGGCCAGGGACATCGTTTCCCGCCTGAATGTACCGGATGTGAAGTGCAGCCGCTGGGACGGTATCTGCTTTTCCTGGCAGCACTATCTCGACTCGGGCCGTGACGTAAGTTCGTGGCAGGCCGAGGTGGATTACATCTTTTCAAACACCGGCATCCCGGTTTTTCAGCAGGCCTTTGACACCATGGTGATGATCGAGAAAACGACCTTTCACGAGAATCAGCTTATCTCCATAGATCAGAAGGATGTGGTCCAGGGACAGCAGATGATTCCGGTGGGAGAGCGCATGGCGATCGGTGAAATCATCGTAGCGAAAGGGACGCTCATCACCCCGTCCCATCTCAACCTGTTGGCAACGGGCGGCGTGATACAGGTTCCGGTCCTTAAGAAACCGATTGTAGCCCTCTTGCCTTCGGGAAACGAGCTGGTATCCTGCTACAACACCCCGGCCCCCGGTCAGACCATCGAATCAAATACCTTTTCCATGGCCGCCAAGGTCCGGCAATGGGGTGGCAAGGAGCTACTTTTTCCCATTGCCAGGGATGAGCATGCCGTACTGAGAAGCCGCCTGAAAGAGGCGGCGGCAAAGGCCGATATCGTGGTAATCTGCGGGGGCTCGGGACGGGGACGATTCGACCTCCTCCAGGAGGCGGCATCGGATGTCGGCGAGCTTTATTTTTCCTCCGTGGAACACGGACCGGGCAAAAGGACCTGCTTCTCGCTTATCGACGGAACACCGGTCTTCGGCCTGGTGGGGCCGCCGGGAGGGGAAGAGATGACCTTCGATTTCTACGTCCGACCCGCACTCTTGGCCTGCCTGGGACAGCCCTACCGTGTCACCGAGGTCCAGGCCGTCCTGGATGAGGACATAGCTCCCCACCACCGGACCGATTTTATCTACACCATCGGCCTTTACCGGGTGCCGGGAGAAAAGCTGCTCCATGCGCGCCCCCTGCCCCACAGTCGTCTCGACCGCTCCATTGCCGAGCACAACGGCTATCTTTTCGTGCATCAAAAGGGGCCTGGCCATAAGAAAGGCGAAACCGTTATGGTTGAACTTCGTACCGGTCATGAAAACATCTGA
- a CDS encoding sugar ABC transporter ATP-binding protein yields MNEIVLEMKNIKKSFSGVHALKGIDFSLKKGEVHALLGENGAGKSTLIKTLGGIYRPDEGTITIRGSQVVIDKVTTAREYGIGIIHQEIVLVPHLSVAKNIYLGREPLTRGGILDEKRMITEAHTMISRLGLSIDVTRPVEELTIAQQQMVEIVKAISFNAKILVMDEPTSSLSEEEVEKLFETIGKLKTHNVSIIYISHRMEELFRISDRITVIRDGLYVGTKDTDKTNTHELVAMMVGRNLESFYTRTYNKLEGAPVVLDVKHLSSKGYFEDVSFSVRRGEVIGFAGLVGAGRSEIMMSIFGCPPQRSSGTVLLNGEEVHFTNSLQAIRKGIGFVPEDRKKQGLVLSNSVGYNITLASLRFLMKGISISKNKRQAIIDKHIKKLMIKTSSADAEVSSLSGGNQQKVVIAKWLATQPSLLILDEPTRGVDVGAKYEIYTIINQLASEGIAIIFISSELPEIINMCDSVCVVRAGKIVKQIPHETLSQEYIMQFAAGGKEHE; encoded by the coding sequence ATGAATGAAATAGTATTGGAAATGAAGAACATCAAAAAGAGTTTCTCCGGAGTACATGCATTGAAAGGCATCGATTTCTCGCTGAAAAAGGGCGAAGTCCACGCATTGCTGGGAGAAAACGGTGCGGGAAAATCGACATTGATCAAGACACTCGGAGGAATTTACCGCCCGGATGAGGGAACCATCACGATCCGGGGCAGCCAGGTGGTAATTGACAAGGTCACAACAGCACGGGAATACGGAATAGGGATCATTCACCAGGAAATTGTGCTGGTCCCCCACCTCTCCGTGGCCAAGAACATTTATCTCGGAAGAGAACCTTTGACGAGGGGGGGGATACTCGACGAGAAGCGCATGATAACGGAGGCCCACACGATGATTTCACGATTGGGGCTCTCCATCGATGTGACCCGTCCGGTTGAAGAACTAACCATCGCCCAGCAGCAAATGGTTGAAATTGTAAAAGCCATCTCCTTCAACGCCAAGATCCTGGTTATGGACGAACCGACCTCATCCCTTAGTGAAGAAGAAGTGGAGAAGCTGTTTGAAACAATTGGGAAATTAAAAACCCACAATGTAAGCATCATCTATATCTCTCACCGCATGGAAGAATTGTTCAGGATTTCCGACAGAATAACGGTCATTCGCGACGGCCTGTATGTCGGGACCAAGGACACGGACAAAACCAACACGCACGAACTGGTTGCCATGATGGTGGGACGAAACCTGGAAAGTTTCTATACAAGAACATACAACAAGCTGGAGGGAGCGCCGGTTGTACTGGATGTAAAGCACCTTTCAAGCAAAGGCTATTTTGAGGATGTTTCTTTTTCCGTAAGACGTGGTGAAGTGATAGGCTTTGCAGGCCTGGTGGGAGCCGGCAGAAGCGAGATCATGATGAGCATTTTCGGCTGCCCTCCGCAAAGATCATCGGGGACCGTTCTCCTCAATGGAGAAGAAGTGCATTTCACCAACTCCCTGCAGGCAATAAGAAAAGGAATCGGGTTCGTTCCCGAAGATCGAAAAAAACAGGGGTTGGTCCTGAGCAACTCGGTCGGATACAACATTACACTTGCTTCGCTGAGATTTCTTATGAAGGGAATCTCAATCAGCAAAAACAAACGGCAGGCAATTATAGACAAGCACATCAAAAAACTGATGATAAAAACATCATCGGCAGACGCGGAGGTATCGAGTCTATCAGGGGGCAATCAACAGAAGGTCGTAATAGCAAAGTGGCTGGCAACACAGCCAAGCCTGCTCATTCTGGACGAACCAACCAGAGGCGTGGATGTCGGAGCCAAGTACGAAATATACACGATCATTAACCAGCTGGCTTCCGAAGGGATTGCAATAATTTTCATATCCAGCGAACTCCCTGAAATCATAAATATGTGCGACTCGGTATGCGTGGTCAGGGCCGGAAAAATTGTCAAACAGATTCCCCATGAAACATTGTCGCAAGAATACATCATGCAGTTTGCCGCAGGAGGAAAAGAGCATGAATAA